Proteins from one Gibbsiella quercinecans genomic window:
- a CDS encoding phospholipase D-like domain-containing protein, giving the protein MFEQRNGRPTGRRRKWNTLITGGLLIFSHTVWAGFTIPGYELVYTAPTETTLNADDLRQPDEVWKQLFDGAQHSISLGEFYVADRPGSKLDSVLQHLRKAGERGVKIRLLLEEKGVRISTPETLEQLKMIPGFELRIIPYHKLSGGILHAKYILVDGKQAYMGSQNLDWRSLEHIHETGLLISDPAVVAQIQAIFEQDWQAQQALAQQQPVPRPLAAPTEPTRPDNYLVASPREFNPAGILDSQAELPRLLAEAKQRVRVQVMDYVPLSYGAEHTRPYYAVIDTALRSAAARGVQIELMVADWSTKQPNISYLKSLAVLPNVHIKIVTIPQASSGFIPFARVLHSKVMTIDKQKTWIGTSNWSGGYLDNSRNMEMILNNGAMTARVDKLYEQLWNSPYAQPLRIDYDYPTPVPGGTSEGLK; this is encoded by the coding sequence ATGTTTGAGCAACGTAATGGTCGGCCAACAGGGCGCAGGCGTAAGTGGAACACGCTGATTACTGGAGGTTTGCTGATTTTTAGTCACACGGTTTGGGCGGGATTTACTATTCCTGGCTATGAATTGGTTTACACCGCACCGACGGAAACGACGCTTAACGCTGACGATTTGCGTCAGCCGGACGAGGTGTGGAAACAGCTGTTCGACGGAGCACAGCATTCGATCTCGCTGGGCGAGTTTTATGTTGCCGATCGGCCTGGATCGAAACTTGATAGCGTGCTGCAGCACCTGCGCAAGGCTGGCGAGCGAGGGGTTAAAATCCGCTTGTTGCTGGAAGAAAAAGGTGTGCGTATTTCCACGCCGGAAACCCTTGAGCAGTTGAAGATGATTCCCGGTTTTGAGCTGCGCATCATTCCGTACCATAAACTGAGTGGCGGTATTCTGCACGCCAAGTATATTCTGGTCGACGGCAAACAGGCTTATATGGGGAGCCAGAATCTGGACTGGCGTTCGCTGGAGCACATCCATGAAACCGGCCTGCTGATCAGCGATCCGGCCGTTGTCGCACAAATCCAGGCTATTTTTGAACAGGACTGGCAGGCGCAGCAGGCACTGGCACAACAGCAACCTGTTCCGCGGCCGTTGGCTGCTCCCACTGAACCGACGCGTCCCGACAATTATCTGGTTGCCAGCCCTCGGGAGTTTAACCCTGCCGGCATTCTGGATTCGCAGGCCGAATTGCCCCGCCTGTTGGCTGAGGCGAAGCAGCGGGTACGGGTTCAGGTGATGGATTACGTGCCGCTGTCATATGGCGCGGAGCACACACGGCCTTATTACGCAGTGATCGATACCGCACTACGCAGCGCGGCGGCGCGCGGCGTGCAGATTGAACTGATGGTTGCGGACTGGAGCACCAAACAGCCTAACATCAGCTATCTGAAGAGCCTGGCGGTATTGCCTAACGTGCATATCAAAATCGTCACGATCCCGCAGGCCAGTAGTGGATTTATTCCCTTTGCCCGCGTGCTCCATAGTAAGGTCATGACCATTGATAAACAGAAAACGTGGATCGGCACCAGCAACTGGAGCGGTGGCTATTTGGATAACTCGCGCAATATGGAGATGATCCTGAACAATGGCGCTATGACTGCCCGAGTGGATAAACTCTACGAACAATTGTGGAACAGCCCTTATGCGCAGCCGCTGCGTATCGACTATGACTATCCGACGCCCGTGCCGGGAGGCACCAGTGAAGGGCTGAAGTAA